The nucleotide window CCAAAGTTTACGTACTTTATTGCTTGTGTTGCTTTGAATAAAATGTCTACTCAGATTCAATTTTCATTATTGTGCATTAGATAAATTAATTCGCCAACGCCTTATCGCAATAAAACATCAGATATTGAGTAGTTTCAAACTAAAAAGATTTCGTGTACTCTGATGTTTGATTGTGAGTTCGCTAAGAATTTCATGCGTTTTTTCACAACAGTGTGAAAAAATTACCAAGTGGTTTGcgaaggagaagaaaacatttaagATATTCTGGAGAATTCtcgtattattttttttttacatttcataGAACCCGATTAGTCAGTGTTCGTAGAATCTAACCAGCTGCTTTTTAGGGGACGGTTTCTTTGTAAAAATTACGTGTTTTGGAGTACGCTaggttgttttttaaatgattaattTCATTAGTTTTTCGCCGTTGATCGCTCAACATGTCTCAGATTTCGACTTCGAGTCAACAATCCGTAAACCTTAGGGGAAATGTAGCTCAAAGCCGTCGCTTAAAGTGTCAATTTGATTTCATTGGAAATCTTGAAGCGGCCTTAGCTTATCTAAAAGGATTGAATTCCGTAAAATTTATTGCGCGTAGTGCGAAAGTGATTTATTTCGaaacagacaaaaagaaaactttgcaCTCTTTTTCAAGAGGATGCCCGTCGTTGAGTGCCGTGTATATGTGTGCGCAATCCCGTATTTTAAATTACGATATTATTGAAAAAATCGGTGTACCCATGCGTGTTTTTAAACACATTGAAAGACGAAGCCAAGGCGAAGAACTACTGGATGTGTATAGAAAAGTTCGTGCTGACAGAACACTGCCTGATTTTACCGGAAACGTGAATTTTATGGTGAACCGGGAGAAATACGAAGCAGTTATGGCGCATGCCATTTTAGaaaatgcaaaagaaaactACAATCTGGTGCTTCGACCGTGGCAGTCAAATGTTGTTCAAATTGCTGGACAACAGTGTAACCGCAAAGTCCTATGGGTGTGGGATTACGACGGTAACTCAGGAAAAACCGAACTGGCCCGGTTTTTCATGATGAAAATGAGATACCAACTTTTAACGCCAGGCCGCAATCATGATCTCTGTGGCCTTATCAACCCTTTTGCAAAAGGATACGTGTTTGATTGCGCACGGAACTCTTTCAGTTCGAGTGGCATCAAAAGAGTTAATGCAATATACGAGATTCTGgaggatttaaaaaacaattttctcgTTAGCGGAAAATACAAAAGGTGTGAGAAAGTGACCCTCAACAACACAGTCATCGTTTTCGCCAACCAGCTACCTAATTTGGATCGACTCAGCCTTGAtcg belongs to Daphnia magna isolate NIES linkage group LG1, ASM2063170v1.1, whole genome shotgun sequence and includes:
- the LOC116928678 gene encoding uncharacterized protein LOC116928678, which gives rise to MRVFKHIERRSQGEELLDVYRKVRADRTLPDFTGNVNFMVNREKYEAVMAHAILENAKENYNLVLRPWQSNVVQIAGQQCNRKVLWVWDYDGNSGKTELARFFMMKMRYQLLTPGRNHDLCGLINPFAKGYVFDCARNSFSSSGIKRVNAIYEILEDLKNNFLVSGKYKRCEKVTLNNTVIVFANQLPNLDRLSLDRWFFFHTKLGPVGVNCIGHADDYYACTIDKENEISSIKTCHQNPLPKKDSDAYQEYLDNYNVPRNLRLIAVNRLAFPNATSHSGMILRLFRQQRFEELLQFLDENSCLQNSITTVEKLRID